In Gadus macrocephalus chromosome 11, ASM3116895v1, a single genomic region encodes these proteins:
- the dcaf13 gene encoding DDB1- and CUL4-associated factor 13, translating into MKVKVLSRNPDDYVRETKYDIQRVPRNYDPTLNPFEVPREYTRAMNATKLERVLAKPFLASLDGHRDAVNCMAKHSTSLSTLLSGACDGEVKVWNLTKHNCVRTIQAHEGFVRGMVVRFCGTSFYSIGDDKTIKQWNMEAPGYGVEEEPINTILGKTVFTGLDHHQKNGTFATCGQTVDIWDEQRSTPIRSFSWGVESFSSVRFNPVETELLASCASDRSIVLYDMRESMPLKKVIMTMRSNTLSWNPMEAFYFTCANEDYNLYTYDMRYLEKPVTVHMDHVSAVLDVDYSPTGREFVSASFDKSIRIFPKENRNSREVYHTKRMQHVVCVKWSADNKYVMSGSDEMNIRLWKANAAEKLGVLSHREKLAANYNQKLKEKFQYHPKVKRIARHRHLPKHIFTEAKEHTVMRVARRRKERNVRKHSKPGAVPLLSEREKHVVAVVK; encoded by the exons ATGAAGGTTAAAGTGCTGTCCAGAAACCCGGACGACTATGTCCGCGAAACTAAATATGATATCCAGCGTG tCCCAAGAAATTATGATCCAACCCTCAATCCATTCGAAGTGCCAAGGGAGTACACCAGGGCTATGAATGCCACTAAGCTAGAGCGAGTACTTGCCAAGCCTTTTCTTGCTTCTCTGGATGGACATAGAGATGCTGTCAACTGCATGGCCAAGCACTCCACTAGCCTTTCCACTCTGCTGTCTGGCGCATGTGACGgagag GTGAAAGTGTGGAATCTGACGAAGCACAATTGTGTCCGCACAATCCAAGCACATGAGGGCTTTGTTCGCGGGATGGTGGTCCGCTTCTGTGGCACTTCTTTCTACTCG ATTGGTGATGACAAAACGATCAAACAGTGGAATATGGAAGCGCCGGGCTACGGAGTGGAAGAGGAACCAATCAATACTATCCTTGGCAAG ACGGTTTTCACCGGTCTCGACCATCATCAGAAGAACGGCACATTTGCCACCTGTGGCCAAACCGTTGACATCTGGGATGAGCAGAGGAGCACTCCCATCCGCTCCTTCAGCTGGGGTGTGGAAAGCTTCAGCTCTGTGCGCTTCAATCCAGTAGAG aCGGAGCTTCTTGCTAGCTGTGCTTCAGACAGAAGTATAGTCCTTTACGACATGCGGGAGTCGATGCCACTTAAAAAA GTTATCATGACGATGAGAAGCAATACATTATCCTGGAACCCCATGGAAGCGTTTTATTTCACATGTGCAAATGAGGATTATAA TCTGTACACGTACGACATGAGGTACCTGGAGAAGCCGGTCACGGTGCACATGGACCACGTCTCTGCGGTGCTTGACGTGGACTACTCCCCCACCGGCCGGGAGTTTGTCTCGGCCAGCTTCGACAAGAGCATCCGCATCTTCCCCAAGGAAAACAGAAACAGCAG GGAGGTGTACCACACCAAGCGCATGCAGCACGTGGTCTGTGTCAAGTGGTCGGCCGACAACAAGTATGTGATGAGCGGCTCAGACGAAATGAACATCCGCTTGTGGAAGGCTAATGCAGCCGAGAAGCTCGGAGTG CTCTCCCACAGAGAGAAGCTAGCAGCAAACTATAACCAGAAGTTGAAGGAGAAGTTCCAGTACCATCCCAAGGTGAAGCGTATCGCACGCCATCGCCACCTGCCCAAGCACATCTTCACAGAGGCTAAGGAGCACACCGTGATGAGAGTGGCTCGCCGCAGGAA GGAACGCAACGTGCGCAAACACAGCAAGCCAGGAGCCGTGCCCCTGTTGTCGGAGCGGGAGAAGCATGTTGTGGCCGTGGTGAAATAA
- the LOC132467484 gene encoding mitochondrial folate transporter/carrier-like, with amino-acid sequence MTSSPTDGSVSVKTESPSSFKSYSITGNIQQLLRHVKVENLVAGLSGGVVSTMVLHPLDLVKIRFAVSDGLDLRPKYNGIIHCMRSVWQQEGLRGLYQGATPNIWGAGASWGLYFFFYNAIKAYTKEGRQTELSATEHLVSAAEAGILTLTITNPIWVTKTRLILQYNSDPSSKQYKGMVDALIKIYQQEGVRGLYRGYIPGLFGTSHGALQFMAYEELKRDYTKYKNMAPEQKLNPLEYITMAALSKIFAVATTYPYQVVRARLQDQHNKYNGVTDVIRRTWRNEGARGFYKGIGPNVIRVTPACCITFVVYENVSRLLLGQYK; translated from the exons ATGACTTCTTCTCCAACTGACGGAAGTGTGAGTGTCAAAACCGAAAGCCCATCTAGCTTCAAGTCATATTCCATTACGGGGAATATTCAGCAGTTGTTAAGACATGTAAAGGTGGAGAACCTAGTGGCAGGGCTGAGTGGGGGCGTAGTGTCTACGATGGTCCTCCATCCTTTGGATTTAGTCAAAATCAGGTTTGCAG TAAGCGACGGACTGGACTTGAGACCTAAATACAATGGCATCATCCACTGTATGAGGAGTGTCTGGCAACAAGAAGGTCTGAGAGGGCTCTACCAAGGAGCTACACCTAACATTTGGGGCGCTGGAGCCTCATGGGGTCTCTACTTCTTCTT TTACAACGCCATCAAAGCATACACAAAGGAAGGTCGCCAAACGGAGCTGAGTGCCACAGAGCACCTGGTGTCCGCGGCTGAAGCAG GTATACTGACTCTAACAATAACCAACCCAATCTGGGTGACCAAGACCAGGCTAATTCTGCAATACAACAGTGACCCTAGCAGCAAACAGTACAAGGGCATGGTAGATGCATTGATCAAGATTTACCAGCAGGAGGGAGTGCGTGGACTATACAGA GGGTACATCCCTGGATTGTTTGGGACGTCTCATGGAGCACTCCAGTTCATGGCCTATGAAGAGCTGAAGAGAGACTACACCAAATACAAGAACATGGCTCCAGAGCAGAAGCTG AACCCACTGGAATACATCACAATGGCAGCCCTATCCAAAATATTTGCTGTGGCGACGACGTACCCTTACCAGGTGGTCCGGGCTCGACTGCAGGACCAGCACAACAAATACAATGGCGTCACAGATGTCATCAGACGGACGTGGAG GAACGAAGGTGCCCGGGGCTTCTACAAAGGCATAGGGCCCAACGTGATCCGCGTCACTCCCGCTTGCTGCATCACCTTTGTGGTGTACGAGAACGTGTCTCGCTTACTGCTGGGTCAGTACAAGTGA
- the LOC132467485 gene encoding collagen triple helix repeat-containing protein 1-like isoform X4, which translates to MSPFGRLLLLVCLVLPLYAVEKYGSCLQGPAGNPGREGNPGTNGIPGTPGIPGRDGMRGEKGECVSEAFEEPWRPNYKQCAWNSLNYGIDLGKIADCTFTKLRSDSALRVLFSGSLRLKCKTACCQRWYFTFNGAECTGPLPVESIIYLDQGSPELNSTINIHRTSSVEGLCEGMKSGLVDVAVWVGTCSDYPRGDASTGWNSVSRIVIEELPKSF; encoded by the exons ATGTCTCCTTTCGGCCGGCTGCTGCTACTCGTCTGCCTCGTTCTTCCTCTTTATGCAGTGGAAAAG TATGGAAGCTGTCTGCAAGGGCCAGCGGGTAACCCTGGCAGAGAGGGAAACCCCGGAACCAACGGCATCCCTGGGACGCCGGGCATCCCCGGCCGTGATGGCATGAGAGGCGAGAAGggcgagtgtgtgagtgaggcgTTTGAGGAGCCCTGGAGACCCAACTACAAGCAGTGTGCCTGGAACTCTCTCAACTACGGCATCGACCTGGGGAAAATAGCA GACTGCACATTTACCAAGCTGCGCTCAGACAGCGCCCTGAGAGTTCTCTTCAGCGGTTCCCTCAGACTCAAGTGTAAGACCGCTTGCTGCCAGAGATGGTACTTCACCTTTAATGGTGCAGAGTGTACAGGCCCTCTGCCTGTCGAATCCATCATCTACCTGGATCAGGGCAGCCCAGAGCTCAACTCAACCATTAACATCCACAGGACATCTTCAG tGGAAGGGTTGTGCGAAGGCATGAAGTCGGGCCTGGTGGACGTGGCTGTTTGGGTGGGGACATGTTCTGACTACCCCCGGGGTGACGCGTCTACGGGCTGGAATTCTGTCTCCAGGATCGTCATTGAAGAGCTTCCAAAATCATTTTGA
- the LOC132467485 gene encoding collagen triple helix repeat-containing protein 1-like isoform X2: protein MSPFGRLLLLVCLVLPLYAVEKCTGNDADNPNCTRISEEARSTNSNTMYGSCLQGPAGNPGREGNPGTNGIPGTPGIPGRDGMRGEKGECVSEAFEEPWRPNYKQCAWNSLNYGIDLGKIADCTFTKLRSDSALRVLFSGSLRLKCKTACCQRWYFTFNGAECTGPLPVESIIYLDQGSPELNSTINIHRTSSVEGLCEGMKSGLVDVAVWVGTCSDYPRGDASTGWNSVSRIVIEELPKSF from the exons ATGTCTCCTTTCGGCCGGCTGCTGCTACTCGTCTGCCTCGTTCTTCCTCTTTATGCAGTGGAAAAG TGCACTGGAAACGATGCAGACAATCCCAACTGCACTAGAATCTCAGAGGAAGCACGATCTACCAATTCAAACACCATG TATGGAAGCTGTCTGCAAGGGCCAGCGGGTAACCCTGGCAGAGAGGGAAACCCCGGAACCAACGGCATCCCTGGGACGCCGGGCATCCCCGGCCGTGATGGCATGAGAGGCGAGAAGggcgagtgtgtgagtgaggcgTTTGAGGAGCCCTGGAGACCCAACTACAAGCAGTGTGCCTGGAACTCTCTCAACTACGGCATCGACCTGGGGAAAATAGCA GACTGCACATTTACCAAGCTGCGCTCAGACAGCGCCCTGAGAGTTCTCTTCAGCGGTTCCCTCAGACTCAAGTGTAAGACCGCTTGCTGCCAGAGATGGTACTTCACCTTTAATGGTGCAGAGTGTACAGGCCCTCTGCCTGTCGAATCCATCATCTACCTGGATCAGGGCAGCCCAGAGCTCAACTCAACCATTAACATCCACAGGACATCTTCAG tGGAAGGGTTGTGCGAAGGCATGAAGTCGGGCCTGGTGGACGTGGCTGTTTGGGTGGGGACATGTTCTGACTACCCCCGGGGTGACGCGTCTACGGGCTGGAATTCTGTCTCCAGGATCGTCATTGAAGAGCTTCCAAAATCATTTTGA
- the LOC132467485 gene encoding collagen triple helix repeat-containing protein 1-like isoform X1: MSPFGRLLLLVCLVLPLYAVEKVRNRGYRKDAEFDKCTGNDADNPNCTRISEEARSTNSNTMYGSCLQGPAGNPGREGNPGTNGIPGTPGIPGRDGMRGEKGECVSEAFEEPWRPNYKQCAWNSLNYGIDLGKIADCTFTKLRSDSALRVLFSGSLRLKCKTACCQRWYFTFNGAECTGPLPVESIIYLDQGSPELNSTINIHRTSSVEGLCEGMKSGLVDVAVWVGTCSDYPRGDASTGWNSVSRIVIEELPKSF; encoded by the exons ATGTCTCCTTTCGGCCGGCTGCTGCTACTCGTCTGCCTCGTTCTTCCTCTTTATGCAGTGGAAAAGGTGAGGAACCGAGGGTATCGAAAGGATGCAGAATTTGATAAG TGCACTGGAAACGATGCAGACAATCCCAACTGCACTAGAATCTCAGAGGAAGCACGATCTACCAATTCAAACACCATG TATGGAAGCTGTCTGCAAGGGCCAGCGGGTAACCCTGGCAGAGAGGGAAACCCCGGAACCAACGGCATCCCTGGGACGCCGGGCATCCCCGGCCGTGATGGCATGAGAGGCGAGAAGggcgagtgtgtgagtgaggcgTTTGAGGAGCCCTGGAGACCCAACTACAAGCAGTGTGCCTGGAACTCTCTCAACTACGGCATCGACCTGGGGAAAATAGCA GACTGCACATTTACCAAGCTGCGCTCAGACAGCGCCCTGAGAGTTCTCTTCAGCGGTTCCCTCAGACTCAAGTGTAAGACCGCTTGCTGCCAGAGATGGTACTTCACCTTTAATGGTGCAGAGTGTACAGGCCCTCTGCCTGTCGAATCCATCATCTACCTGGATCAGGGCAGCCCAGAGCTCAACTCAACCATTAACATCCACAGGACATCTTCAG tGGAAGGGTTGTGCGAAGGCATGAAGTCGGGCCTGGTGGACGTGGCTGTTTGGGTGGGGACATGTTCTGACTACCCCCGGGGTGACGCGTCTACGGGCTGGAATTCTGTCTCCAGGATCGTCATTGAAGAGCTTCCAAAATCATTTTGA
- the LOC132467485 gene encoding collagen triple helix repeat-containing protein 1-like isoform X3, which translates to MSPFGRLLLLVCLVLPLYAVEKVRNRGYRKDAEFDKYGSCLQGPAGNPGREGNPGTNGIPGTPGIPGRDGMRGEKGECVSEAFEEPWRPNYKQCAWNSLNYGIDLGKIADCTFTKLRSDSALRVLFSGSLRLKCKTACCQRWYFTFNGAECTGPLPVESIIYLDQGSPELNSTINIHRTSSVEGLCEGMKSGLVDVAVWVGTCSDYPRGDASTGWNSVSRIVIEELPKSF; encoded by the exons ATGTCTCCTTTCGGCCGGCTGCTGCTACTCGTCTGCCTCGTTCTTCCTCTTTATGCAGTGGAAAAGGTGAGGAACCGAGGGTATCGAAAGGATGCAGAATTTGATAAG TATGGAAGCTGTCTGCAAGGGCCAGCGGGTAACCCTGGCAGAGAGGGAAACCCCGGAACCAACGGCATCCCTGGGACGCCGGGCATCCCCGGCCGTGATGGCATGAGAGGCGAGAAGggcgagtgtgtgagtgaggcgTTTGAGGAGCCCTGGAGACCCAACTACAAGCAGTGTGCCTGGAACTCTCTCAACTACGGCATCGACCTGGGGAAAATAGCA GACTGCACATTTACCAAGCTGCGCTCAGACAGCGCCCTGAGAGTTCTCTTCAGCGGTTCCCTCAGACTCAAGTGTAAGACCGCTTGCTGCCAGAGATGGTACTTCACCTTTAATGGTGCAGAGTGTACAGGCCCTCTGCCTGTCGAATCCATCATCTACCTGGATCAGGGCAGCCCAGAGCTCAACTCAACCATTAACATCCACAGGACATCTTCAG tGGAAGGGTTGTGCGAAGGCATGAAGTCGGGCCTGGTGGACGTGGCTGTTTGGGTGGGGACATGTTCTGACTACCCCCGGGGTGACGCGTCTACGGGCTGGAATTCTGTCTCCAGGATCGTCATTGAAGAGCTTCCAAAATCATTTTGA
- the LOC132467480 gene encoding frizzled-6-like: MRTPGTLWVCVAIIWAKSCHAHSLFTCEPIKVPRCLGMPYNMTFFPNMMEHYDQDVAANQMEPFMPLVNLNCSPDVHHFLCQAFIPACTEGTNVLRPCREQCEAVLTDCNKLITTFEVTWPPELQCDRLETCSFSGSDVPQTTAKSSSSTKRDLGFWCPLQLKTKPGQGSHFLGSPDCAPPCQNMYFTPHELEFAKSFIGVCSIICLAATLFTFLTFLIDVKRFRYPERPIIFYAVCYSFVSLIYFLGFLLGDTAACSAATQPGALDTVVLGSQSKGCSLLFMLLYFFSTAGMIWWVILTITWFLAAGPKWSCEAIEKKAVWFHSAAWGIPGVLTVLLLALNKVEGDSISGVCFVGLYDLDALRYFVLAPLCAGVLVGLSLLLAGIVSLNNVRQVIQHDERNLSKLKKFMIRIGVFSTLYLAPLLTLLACYTYEQSQRRGWESTWINDRCQEYSIPCAHQTTESSRPDLALFLVKYVMTLVVGISGVFWVSSRKTCSQWAFFFNRTRKRDPISESRRVLQESCEFFLKHNSRVQHKKKHYKPSSHKLKVISKSMGTSTGAVPANTTAGPAPSAGANPAMDRHRGHRSHAAEPPAGAGTSTLVPGLFPDPRGSSETSENPRREHLDRAASSRGSRRGGERDKERDAGERRGKAGSFGKVSSHSESFRRLPDGRITPRSDLSEARQLPSGQHHPALNLSHGGSAKGSSSRVAHQAQEDKKDKVNKDGSY; encoded by the exons ATGAGGACGCCCGGAACGCTGTGGGTGTGCGTGGCCATAATTTGGGCCAAAAGTTGCCACGCCCACAGCCTGTTCACCTGTGAGCCAATCAAAGTGCCACGCTGCCTTGGAATGCCCTACAACATGACCTTCTTCCCCAACATGATGGAGCACTACGACCAGGATgttgcagccaatcagatggaG CCCTTCATGCCCCTCGTGAACCTAAACTGCTCTCCAGACGTGCACCACTTTCTCTGCCAGGCCTTCATCCCGGCGTGCACAGAGGGCACCAACGTGCTGCGTCCGTGCAGAGAGCAGTGCGAGGCCGTGCTCACTGACTGCAACAAGCTCATCACTACCTTTGAGGTCACATGGCCGCCGGAGCTGCAGTGTGACAG ATTGGAGACATGCAGCTTCAGTGGCTCAGACGTTCCCCAGACCACGGCCAAGAGCTCCTCGTCCACCAAGAGGGACCTGGGCTTCTGGTGCCCGCTGCAGCTGAAGACCAAGCCGGGCCAGGGCTCCCACTTCCTGGGCTCCCCCGACTGCGCCCCGCCCTGCCAGAACATGTACTTCACGCCCCACGAGTTGGAGTTTGCCAAGAGCTTCATCGGCGTGTGTTCCATCATCTGCCTGGCCGCCACGCTCTTCACCTTCCTCACCTTCCTCATCGACGTCAAGCGCTTCCGCTACCCCGAACGGCCCATCATCTTCTACGCCGTGTGCTACAGCTTCGTGTCGCTCATCTACTTCCTGGGCTTCCTGCTGGGCGACACGGCGGCGTGCTCGGCGGCCACGCAGCCCGGTGCACTGGACACGGTGGTGCTGGGCTCCCAGAGCAAGGGCTGCTCCCTGCTCTTCATGCTGCTCTACTTCTTCTCCACCGCCGGCATGATCTGGTGGGTGATCCTCACCATCACCTGGTTCCTGGCCGCCGGGCCCAAGTGGAGCTGTGAGGCCATCGAGAAGAAGGCG GTGTGGTTCCACTCTGCGGCCTGGGGGATCCCGGGGGTCCTGACCGTCCTGCTGCTGGCCCTCAACAAGGTGGAGGGCGACAGCATCAGCGGCGTGTGCTTCGTGGGCCTCTACGACCTGGACGCCCTGCGCTACTTCGTGCTGGCGCCGCTGTGCGCCGGTGTGCTGGTGGGCCTCTCGCTGCTGCTGGCCGGCATCGTGTCGCTCAACAACGTGCGGCAGGTGATCCAGCACGACGAGCGCAACCTGAGCAAGCTGAAGAAGTTCATGATCCGCATCGGCGTGTTCAGCACGCTGTACCTGGCGCCGCTGCTCACGCTGCTGGCCTGCTACACCTACGAGCAGAGCCAGCGCCGCGGCTGGGAGAGCACCTGGATCAACGACCGCTGCCAGGAGTACAGCATCCCCTGCGCCCATCAG ACGACAGAGAGCAGCCGTCCAGACCTGGCTCTGTTCCTGGTCAAGTACGTGATGACCCTGGTAGTGGGCATCTCTGGCGTGTTCTGGGTCAGCAGCAGGAAGACCTGCTCCCAATGGGCCTTCTTCTTCAACCGCACCCGcaagagaga CCCCATCAGCGAGAGTCGCCGGGTGCTGCAGGAGTCCTGCGAGTTCTTCCTCAAGCACAACAGTCGCGTGCAGCACAAGAAGAAGCACTACAAGCCCAGCTCCCACAAGCTCAAGGTCATCTCCAAGTCCATGGGCACCAGCACTGGCGCCGTGCCCGCCAACACgaccgccggccccgcccccagcgccGGGGCCAACCCCGCCATGGACAGGCACCGCGGCCACCGCAGCCACGCCGCTGAGCCACCCGCCGGAGCCGGCACGAGCACCCTGGTCCCGGGGCTCTTCCCGGACCCCAGGGGGTCTTCAGAGACATCCGAGAATCCGAGGAGGGAGCACCTGGACCGGGCGGCCTCTAGCCGAGGCTCCCGgcgcgggggggagagagacaaagagagggatgCGGGGGAGAGACGGGGCAAGGCCGGGAGCTTCGGCAAGGTCAGCAGCCACTCGGAGAGCTTCCGCCGCCTCCCAGACGGAAG GATAACTCCCAGGAGTGACCTATCAGAGGCCAGACAGCTTCCCAGTGGACAGCATCATCCAGCTTTAAACCTATCACACGGCGGCAGTGCCAAAGGTTCCTCCTCCCGTGTGGCGCACCAAGCACAGGAGGACAAAAAGGACAAGGTGAACAAGGATGGTAGCTACTGA